A window of Lentibacillus sp. Marseille-P4043 contains these coding sequences:
- a CDS encoding sugar ABC transporter permease yields the protein MDDVYQSNHRKIAILLSIIPGLGQFYNRQYLKGFIFLGLAISFVIAFWDFIDIGIWGILTLGEKLPRDNSIFLIVYGIISIFLLAIAAIFMFMNLRDAYKNGERRDMGQRLNTIRGQYRNLIDNGFPYLMLSPGFFLLLFVVILPIIFVFLLAFTNYDLYHNWPAQLTDWIGWDNFKNLFTMDVWRDTFLSVFAWTIVWTFAATTLQIALGVFLAILVNQKDLKGKAIIRTLLILPWAVPAFVTILIFSGMFNESFGAINTTILDALGISPIPWMTDAMWTRLALIMIQTWLGFPFIFVMVTGVLQAIPGELYEAATVDGASAFQKFKQITLPLVMFSIAPILITQYTFNFNNFNVIFLFNSGGPSIPGQNAGGTDILISWIYNLTMTTQQYGMAAAITMIMSAVVIVIAIWQFRRTKSFQEEDMM from the coding sequence ATGGATGATGTATATCAATCAAACCATCGAAAAATTGCAATTCTACTTTCCATTATTCCAGGGTTAGGTCAATTTTATAATCGGCAATATCTCAAGGGATTTATCTTTTTAGGTTTAGCTATATCTTTTGTTATTGCTTTTTGGGACTTTATTGATATTGGAATTTGGGGGATCTTAACACTCGGTGAAAAATTGCCAAGAGATAATTCAATTTTTCTTATCGTATATGGCATCATTTCCATATTTTTACTTGCAATTGCTGCCATTTTTATGTTCATGAATCTACGTGATGCATATAAAAATGGTGAAAGACGAGACATGGGACAACGGCTTAATACAATTCGCGGGCAATATCGAAATTTGATTGACAATGGGTTCCCCTATTTAATGTTAAGTCCTGGATTTTTCTTATTATTATTTGTCGTGATTCTGCCAATTATTTTTGTTTTCTTGCTTGCATTTACGAATTACGATTTATACCACAATTGGCCAGCACAATTAACCGATTGGATTGGTTGGGATAACTTCAAGAATTTATTTACGATGGACGTTTGGCGCGATACATTTCTTAGTGTTTTTGCCTGGACAATTGTTTGGACATTTGCTGCAACAACACTACAAATTGCCTTGGGAGTATTTCTAGCAATCTTGGTGAATCAAAAGGACTTGAAGGGAAAAGCGATTATACGAACATTGCTCATTTTGCCTTGGGCTGTACCTGCTTTTGTCACCATTTTGATTTTTTCAGGGATGTTTAATGAATCATTTGGTGCGATTAATACGACCATTTTAGATGCATTGGGAATTAGCCCGATTCCTTGGATGACGGATGCGATGTGGACAAGATTAGCTCTGATCATGATTCAAACCTGGCTTGGCTTTCCATTCATTTTTGTCATGGTTACTGGCGTATTACAGGCAATTCCGGGTGAGTTATATGAAGCAGCAACAGTTGATGGGGCAAGTGCGTTTCAGAAATTCAAACAAATCACGCTGCCACTCGTTATGTTTTCCATTGCCCCGATACTAATCACGCAGTACACGTTTAATTTTAACAACTTTAATGTAATATTCTTGTTCAATAGTGGTGGCCCGTCAATACCTGGGCAAAACGCCGGTGGTACAGATATCTTGATTTCATGGATTTACAACCTGACGATGACCACTCAACAATACGGCATGGCTGCTGCTATTACAATGATTATGTCAGCTGTTGTTATTGTCATTGCTATCTGGCAATTCAGAAGAACCAAGTCATTCCAAGAAGAGGATATGATGTGA
- a CDS encoding glycoside hydrolase family 31 protein, giving the protein MLEDTSFAIHPGKEQVTGIDAYSDIGTLLNYKKTDNKYLFQCKNGQVVIQFYTDFIVRVVMNPVDEPKLSGSKAVITLPETVTVKEQQSSEALILKTSKLELVIKKSPFRLTVNDHQGRELIAEMDRGMGFKSTGEVIAYKVMNEADHFYGFGEKSGHLDKRGEKYEMWNTDVYAPHNPETDPLYESIPYFMTLRDGRAHGVFFDNTFRTIFDMKSEEHYYSFQAEGGQLDYYVFAGPEPKSVLEQYTHLTGKMPLPPKWALGYHQSRYSYRSEAEVRELAKNFIERDIPLDAVHLDIHYMNGYRVFTFDQERFPNPEKLIKDLRELGIRVVPIVDPGVKKDPEYNIYQEGVNGDLFCKYIEGHIYHGDVWPGPSAFPDFTDEKVHKWWGDKHEFYTKLGIEGIWNDMNEPAVFNETKTMDVEVIHRNEGRPATHRELHNIYGLLMEKATYGGLRQQLNGKRPFLLTRAGYAGVQRYAAVWTGDNRSFWEHLQMSLPMVMNLGLSGAPFAGPDVGGFAYDTNAELLTRWTQVGAFTPFFRNHSAIGFKNQEPWQFGEKYATIMKKYIQMRYEWMPQLYSLFYQASKTGLPVMRPLLMEFPDDEKTYNMNDQFMIGDNVIVAPILVPSVTDRAVYLPAGEWIEFSTGIVYEGAETHLIHAELDEMPIFVKKGSAIMQTEWISNIVKSSKNITMNVYASDHDESYRFTFYDDDGETFEYEKNAFVELDIEVKSNEDSVEINVLQQKGNLSPAYKEINVNVVGLKEGQHVIINGENSGEKRVVPVK; this is encoded by the coding sequence ATGCTTGAGGACACTAGCTTTGCCATTCACCCTGGCAAAGAACAAGTTACCGGTATTGATGCGTATTCTGATATTGGTACACTATTAAATTATAAAAAGACAGATAATAAATATCTATTTCAATGTAAAAATGGACAGGTAGTGATTCAATTTTACACAGACTTTATTGTACGGGTTGTTATGAATCCGGTAGATGAACCCAAATTGAGTGGTTCCAAGGCTGTAATCACTCTGCCTGAAACAGTTACTGTCAAAGAACAACAATCATCGGAAGCTCTTATTTTGAAAACAAGTAAATTGGAGCTTGTCATTAAAAAATCCCCATTCCGCTTGACTGTTAACGATCATCAAGGTCGTGAATTGATAGCGGAAATGGATAGGGGCATGGGTTTCAAGTCAACTGGGGAAGTCATTGCTTATAAGGTAATGAATGAAGCCGATCATTTTTACGGTTTTGGTGAAAAATCAGGTCATCTGGATAAGCGTGGGGAAAAATATGAAATGTGGAACACGGATGTCTATGCCCCACATAATCCGGAAACAGATCCTTTATATGAATCGATCCCATATTTCATGACATTGCGTGATGGACGTGCTCATGGTGTATTTTTTGATAATACGTTCAGAACAATTTTTGATATGAAATCGGAGGAACACTATTATTCTTTTCAAGCGGAAGGTGGTCAGCTTGATTATTATGTTTTTGCCGGTCCGGAACCAAAATCAGTACTTGAACAATATACGCATCTTACCGGAAAAATGCCATTGCCACCGAAATGGGCTCTTGGCTATCATCAATCACGCTATAGCTATAGATCGGAGGCAGAGGTAAGGGAGCTTGCGAAGAACTTTATTGAGCGTGATATTCCACTTGATGCCGTTCATTTGGATATTCATTACATGAACGGTTATCGCGTATTCACGTTTGATCAAGAACGTTTTCCAAATCCGGAAAAGTTGATAAAGGACTTGCGTGAACTGGGGATTCGTGTTGTCCCAATTGTTGACCCTGGCGTAAAAAAGGATCCAGAATATAACATATATCAAGAAGGCGTTAATGGGGATCTTTTCTGTAAGTATATTGAGGGCCACATTTACCATGGTGATGTATGGCCTGGCCCAAGTGCATTTCCTGATTTCACTGATGAGAAGGTACACAAATGGTGGGGCGACAAGCATGAATTTTATACGAAGTTGGGTATAGAGGGTATTTGGAATGACATGAATGAACCTGCCGTATTCAATGAAACAAAAACAATGGATGTGGAAGTGATCCACCGAAATGAGGGTCGTCCGGCAACACATCGTGAACTTCATAATATTTATGGACTTTTAATGGAGAAGGCAACCTATGGAGGGTTAAGGCAGCAGCTTAACGGTAAACGTCCGTTTTTATTGACTCGTGCAGGATATGCAGGTGTCCAACGCTATGCAGCTGTCTGGACGGGAGATAACCGGAGCTTTTGGGAACATTTACAAATGTCACTTCCCATGGTCATGAATCTTGGACTGTCTGGTGCCCCTTTTGCCGGCCCCGATGTTGGCGGTTTTGCCTATGATACCAATGCGGAACTGCTGACGCGCTGGACACAGGTTGGAGCATTTACACCATTTTTTCGTAATCATTCAGCTATTGGATTTAAAAATCAGGAACCATGGCAATTCGGTGAAAAATATGCAACAATCATGAAAAAGTATATTCAGATGCGCTATGAATGGATGCCACAGCTATATTCCTTGTTTTATCAGGCAAGCAAAACAGGTCTTCCTGTCATGCGTCCATTATTGATGGAGTTTCCGGATGATGAAAAAACATATAATATGAATGATCAGTTTATGATTGGTGACAACGTCATCGTTGCACCGATTCTAGTACCTTCTGTAACGGACCGGGCTGTATATTTGCCTGCTGGTGAATGGATTGAATTTTCTACTGGTATCGTTTATGAAGGAGCAGAAACTCATTTGATCCATGCTGAACTGGATGAAATGCCAATATTTGTGAAGAAAGGTTCGGCAATCATGCAGACAGAATGGATATCGAATATAGTTAAATCGTCAAAAAACATAACCATGAATGTATATGCAAGCGATCACGATGAAAGCTATCGTTTTACATTCTATGATGATGACGGGGAAACATTCGAATACGAAAAGAATGCATTTGTTGAGCTTGACATCGAAGTAAAGTCAAACGAAGATTCTGTTGAAATAAATGTATTGCAACAGAAAGGAAATCTATCACCGGCCTATAAAGAAATAAATGTGAATGTAGTAGGGCTAAAAGAAGGACAGCATGTTATAATTAACGGAGAAAATAGCGGTGAAAAGCGTGTTGTTCCTGTAAAATAA
- a CDS encoding sugar ABC transporter permease: protein MNMKKTRIFRLTATYLIIAFMAIVIIYPLVWVFGASLTPGTSVSSFSIIPKNPTWDHYKELFTGKDSLYLTWYWNTLKVCIISMVASVITVSLMAYSFSRYRFVGRKNGLVTFLILQMIPNFAALIAIFVLANVTGLINTHLGLILIYIGGAIPMNTWLMKGYLDSIPKELDESARMDGAGHFRIFWQIIMPLAKPMIAVVAVFSFITPFTDFILAKVLLRQPEQYTLAVGLYELVSRQYGSEFTLFAAGSILIAIPIAILFLSLQKYFVSGLTAGGIKG, encoded by the coding sequence ATGAATATGAAAAAGACGAGAATATTTCGATTGACAGCGACTTATTTAATCATTGCCTTTATGGCGATTGTAATTATTTATCCGCTTGTATGGGTTTTTGGTGCATCATTGACACCTGGTACGAGTGTTTCAAGTTTTAGTATCATCCCGAAAAACCCGACGTGGGATCATTATAAGGAACTATTCACTGGAAAAGATAGTCTTTATTTGACCTGGTATTGGAATACACTCAAGGTCTGCATTATTTCCATGGTTGCATCCGTGATTACCGTTAGTCTGATGGCCTATTCCTTTTCACGGTATCGCTTTGTTGGAAGAAAAAATGGTCTTGTAACATTTTTGATCTTGCAAATGATTCCAAACTTTGCGGCGCTAATTGCGATTTTTGTCTTGGCAAATGTGACTGGATTGATCAATACCCACCTCGGATTGATTCTCATTTATATTGGTGGGGCAATCCCAATGAATACGTGGCTGATGAAAGGATATTTGGATTCTATTCCTAAAGAATTGGATGAAAGTGCTCGCATGGATGGTGCCGGACATTTCCGGATCTTTTGGCAAATTATTATGCCGTTAGCGAAACCAATGATTGCGGTTGTTGCTGTGTTTTCATTCATTACGCCATTTACGGATTTTATTTTGGCAAAAGTTTTACTACGACAACCAGAGCAATACACGCTTGCAGTTGGGTTGTATGAATTAGTTTCACGCCAGTACGGTAGTGAATTTACATTATTCGCTGCAGGTAGTATTTTAATTGCTATTCCGATAGCGATTTTATTCCTATCCTTACAGAAATACTTTGTGTCTGGTTTAACAGCTGGTGGTATAAAAGGATAA